The following nucleotide sequence is from Clupea harengus unplaced genomic scaffold, Ch_v2.0.2, whole genome shotgun sequence.
TTCCCTGCCTACTGAtcttttgtctatgtgtgtttgtgctagtataatagagagggggagcacAGGGGTGTGTCTTGTGTGCTTCTCCAGTTTCCCTTGCTCAGCCACTCCTCGATGTCGTTGCTGCCAGCCACCTAACCAGAAACAGACAACTGCACTTTCTGGGCTTGagtgtagacagacagacagacagacaaacagatgctACATGAGGGTGTGGGCGGGGCTCCGGCAGTCATGGAAATTTCTCTTGGACTATGTTCATCTGGACGGACTCAGATGAACAAACTCTATTTGAATAGATTTCATTTGCATAGAATAATTTAATTCTTCTTGTTTTCATTTGACTTGAATATTGTTTGGTTCACATGATTGGTTGTCCAGGCTTTAAAATAGTGCATTTACAATATGATAGAATTTAATTCAAATAGCCACATTTATGATGGGAATTACTGTAGATCTCTTGTTTTTATCTCAGCATTAGATTTATCTCATTATAACCTCAGCATCCAATCGTACTATAGCACTAgtcaaacatttcaaaacaagtGCCCTCTTCTCTCATGCTCTATATAGCCCATCACTTACATTCACAAATGTAAGTGATATCCTGGAGACTCAAAATCAGACTTTTAGCTTCTGTTTGGTTTAAAGGCTTGCTGAGAACATTTGCAAGGGCATATCTTTGATGTTTCCCAGGCTGTTCAATGTACTTGGCTTAAAAATGCATATCTCCCTGTCTTCAGGTGACTGCTGGCTACTGGCAGCCATTGCCTCTTTGACCCTCAACAAAAAAGTCCTCTCTCGTGTCGTTCCTTCTGACCAGAGTTTTGAGCAGGGTTACGCTGGAATCTTCCATTTTGAGGTGTGTGACAAACCCCTCCCATGCTGCATATTGCATCACTAATCTCTATAATGGCACTGTGAAGATATGAGTGTGTACTATGCTGCTAATTTTGAGTTAAATGCCATTCAGAGTCTTTGCCTCATTATATCCAGTTCTGAAATTCCAGTGCTGGTATTCTGGAATGTTCTCTTTAGTGTATACTAATGAGAGAATGGTTCTGAATTCCGCAGTTCTGGCAGTTTGGGGAATGGGTGGATGTGGTGATTGACGACCGTCTGCCCACCAGAGACGGAGAGCTGCTGTTTGTTCACTCAGCGAATGGTTCAGAGTTCTGGAGCGCCCTGCTAGAGAAGGCCTATGCTAAGTGAGTCGATGTGAATGAAAAACAACCTGGTTCATGAGAAAAATATTGAAATCAGTGGAGCGCTGTTCTTTCACTGTGAGAGCATGATCTTCATGAGAACTTCAAAATCAGATATGAGGTGGAATTGATCTATTTCTTgattcatctctttctctctttgtctgtccctctttctccaggCTGAATGGGTGCTATGAGGCCCTCTCTGGAGGATCCACAACTGAAGGCTTTGAGGATTTCACTGGAGGTATCGCAGAGATCCATGACCTCAAGCAGGCTGGACCAGGACTCTTCAAGATCATCAAGAAAGCCCTGAACAGAGGTTCCCTCCTGGGCTGTTCTATTGATGTGCGTCTGAAAGATTCCTTAGAGCAGTAAAATCTTTTATGATTttataactttaaaaaaaaaaaacgttgtttGATGACAGACATGTGACTGTTGTGGTGTAGGGTTACTTTGTTACTTCTTTTGACATATCAATCAGGGAACCCTTTTTTAAAGTCATCGTTCTGTGCAGATCACCAGCTCATCTGACTCGGAAGCCATCACGTCTCAGAAGCTTGTGAAGGGACATGCTTACTCCTTAACTGGAGCAGATCACGTGAgcacactgtcactgtcacctgTACACAAGCGCAAAAAACACATGTCTGTTGGAGAATCTGTAATGTCAGTAATGGTCTAATTTAGTCACTCTATATCTCATGGATTTTGAAGATGaggtccttgattataatccattacacttcTCATTGAATTCAGCGAAATGCGCGGTATCGCCACTCCTGTTGCATGCAATCCACAGTTGTGCCCATGTCAATCAAAGTTTTGCTATGATAATTGTATCACCATGGTGTTaaaatggctttgtgtgtgtttggccaggTGGAGTACAGAGGTGAGATGGTGAAACTCATCCGCGTGCGAAACCCCTGGGGTCAGGTGGAATGGACAGGAGCGTGGAGCGACAGGTACGTGCAGAGCAGCTCTTGAGACTCAACATCACCAGACAGCAGAATAAGAAAATCCGCTGTCACACAACCGTACTCTGGCTGTCAGGGAACTAACCATTCATGCTGGTAGCACCCATAaggtgtgtggggtggttgTTCAGCTTGCTGTGAATGTGAAGAATGAAGTGTGTCGTTAGCGCTGTTTCACAGCTATAGAACACTATAATGAACTCATTCTTGGGTGGAAACCTGTAGGGCATGGTGCCCCACCTGCTCCACTCCCAGGGACAGGGAACACCCTGAGATTATCAGGTTTAAATTCTCATAGCTTTGCGTAACCGACCAAACCTCAAGTCTGAGGTGAAGATGGGTGTTTCATTTTCTCCCGCAGCAATAACAAAGCCGGGTGTTGCTCCATCTCTGTTGCATTTTCtgtcaattttttttgtattactgtactgtatctGCCACTGGAAATGCACTTGTCTACTTGTACTAACACACAAAAGAGCACTTCAGACTCACAATAGGTGGCATTAGCTGATACGCCATCTCCTGCCTACTTTGACTTCAGGTTAGAGACAAACTTGTTCTACCAGCGACTGCACTGTGACTCACTATGTTTGTGCTTTTGGCCTGTAGATCTTCTGAATGGCAGTATGTCAGCAGTGAGGATCAGTCCAGGTTGAAGAATGCCTCGGAGGACGGGGAGTTCTGGTAAATCCTGTGCTAACACAAACTCTTTACCACTGACTTAACCACTCTATACCCTTTGCAGACCAATGACCTGGGTAAGACCAGGATTAACCTGTGTTTAATCAGTTCAAATCAAACCAGTAGATGCTGGTTAAACCCAGATTGGACCAGGGACGCACCCCAGGATAACATTAGACACAGTCTGTAAATTTAGATTTCAGTGTTTAGGCTTTGTATTTTAATCTGGACCCACAGTTTTgttaatgcattattttcagagCTATGATGTTAGCAACATTGTAGCCACATTGATACCCAAATCATTCATGTCAAATCCTGATTAGACACAGGTTGAGAGGTGGGTCGTGAAGCTGAGTCAAATAACCCCGAGTCAACCTGTTTATACTAAAAATTGACACGGGTTCAACTCTTGTTAAATGTCTTTATGAAAGGTGTATCATTTGATGAAAGGTGCAGATTGTAGTTTTCagtggcatctattagtagaaatggaaaTATTCACGATTATGTTATCATTAGTGTATATTTACATGTTACTATGAATCGTATTTTCGATAGTTTAGAATGAGCTGTTGTGTCTACAGAGAGAGCGGTTCATCTGCCATGTTGCACCGCCATTTTTCaacagtagcccagaacagacaaaccaaaacactggctcaagATAAGTCTTTTCGCGTTGTTATAGCATTTGACGGCCATGGCAGGTACTCGCACACACTTGGAAAGGGTATTCAGCttgttgcaattcagcaactcaccactagatgccactaaaaactacactgCCTTTGAAATGTGGACACAAATAGTGTGaactctcttctgtgtgtgtgtgtgtgtgtgtgtgccaggatgTCTTTCTCTGACTGGATGGACCATTACTCACGTGTGGAGATCTGTAACCTGACTCCTGATGCTCTCGATGATGATGAGGTGGAGAAATGGTCCCTGTCCAAATTTGAAGGAAACTGGAGGAGGGGCTCGACTGCTGGAGGCTGCAGGAACTTTCCAAGTACTGACACCATCTGAAACCTCTGTGGAATATCCTGATTAGGCTACAGTATTTAAATTGAAGGAAATTCTTGAATTCCCAAAGAGGGAGCTTGCTTTGAGTATTTTCTTTCGGAAAAGTAAAAACTAAGTTGTATTTATGCCACATTAAATGTGGAAATGTCGCCCTAATACTAGTTACAATAAAATAGATGTATTGTCAAAGGTATTGAAGCAGTAGATAACACATACTTTTAAAGCATAAAAGCTTGCATGAATAAATCAAGTTAGCAGTATTTTATTATTTGCATACATCTAAAGTGTGGGGCTTGAGggtgaaaaaataaaacgaGATCAATACCAACCAACTACTGGTTAAACTAGACGTATCGCATGGCTGTGCGTAATATGACTGCTgcacaaagtgagagaatgagcatggaAGGATTATGAAATCAAGAGCCCCTGGGCACGAAAGCCCCCTGGGTCCTCCAACTCCCAGGTGCACACTCCACGCACGGCAAGAAGCACAATTCAACCACCCTGTGCTTACGTGACATATTTACTACCTGTACATTGCCTGCAGGAGTCACACCCCATCGACACGTGATGAAATAAGCTATATTAATGAATTTGAAATGCCAACAAATAGCATAttaatggacaaaataaaaagacagcCCATCATACAGGACTTATGTGACTAATATCACAGGCCACAGCTATGTCTGTTTGCttgaaaatgtttaactgtTTAACTAACTAAGTGGTGTGTTTTGCTGATGTGCTCTGCTACTGTTGTTTCTACTACAGACAGCTTTTGGCAGAATCCTCAGTTTGTGATCAAACTCGATGAAGAGGACGACGACCCCGATGACAATGAGGCTGGCTGTACCTTCATCGTAGGTCTGATTCAGAAGAACCGCAGAAAAATGAGGAAAATGGGGGAGGATATGCAAACCATCGGCTTCGCCATCTATGAGGTAGTTCCTGCTGATCGGCTGTTTTGAAAGAAGTGCTCATGTACAATTACTGCAGCAGATGAAAACATTTCAGCTTTATGACGGCATTAACTTGCAGACATAATATATCTTCATAAACAAAtaatctaaacattaaacatctaaaCAAATATAATTCTATATGAAAAATATCTGTGGGAGGTGTTAATCAACTTTTTGTGTTCTGCTTTTCATTGTAGGTGCCTGAGGAGGTATGTATAGAGATGAGCTGATTGAAAAATGGATGAGTAATTGAGCAATGGTCAGTAAGTTTGAGCTTGGTATGAGGGGATTTACTTACATGACAAATAATACTGGGTGGTTGTGAGTATATCTTCGTAACAGTCAGTCATGTTTTGATCAATATTTTTAAACTTCATCTGCAGGAATGGAGAGATGCCACTGCACATAGCCTGCAGAACCACAGAATAGAAAACATGTCCTATAAGAGAAGTGATGGTTCCCTCTAGTGGCCGTTTGAATGTATAATTTTTTCCTGTCTTCTAGTACGCAGGGAGGAGACAGGTTCATCTGAATAAGAGCTTCTTCTTGCGCAATGCCTCCAAGGCCCGCTCTGAGACCTTCATCAACCTGCGAGAGGTGTGCAACCGCTTCAGCCTCCCTCCCGGGGAGTACCTCATCCTCCCGTCCACCTTCGAGCCCAACAAGAACGGCGACTTCGCCATACGGGTCTTCTCTGAGAAGCATGTCGACTTTGAGTAAGTCTTCACCCTGCAGACATGCACGGTTCCAAGAAACTAAGTGGCTAACATCATTACTCATGTCCAAGGGATGTGCTTATAGAATTGCTGTAAGGTCATTTTCTCAGCCTCATATGTATTTTGCAgtaaaatgtgatatttttGTTAAACCAGGGAGTTGGATGACCCCATTGATTGTCATGTGGAGGAGGTATGTTACTGGGGGTGGGCTTTTGTTTAGCTGTGCATGCTTTACACAGATATATAGGATTCTTGTGTCAAAGGTTTCACAAATGTGACTTATTCAGGCCACATTTTTTCATCCCACTATCAGATTCATTTCGATGAAGATGATATTGATGACAGATTTCAAAACCTGTTTGGACAGCTGGCAGGCCATGTAAGCCTGAGAATATCTTACAATATTACAAATTATAATATGATAGAAAGTTGCTGTGGACTCTAATAAAATAGGTATCTAATCAGTATAATTTCCAGTAttcattttgttctttttctctgaTAGGACTCTGAGATTTCTGCCTTTGAGTTGCAAAGAATCCTCAACAAGGTGGTTACTAAACGTGAGTCAGATACTAGGGCTGCTTTCTGTAGCCTTATTCGACCAGTTTTGTTCAACTTGAACCATGCTGAAGATGCCTTCTTCAGGAAATTGTAATTAATTCAAATTCCGAGCCAAATTTAAATTCTGCTTTGGAAATGTATAATTTGAGGCGGAAGAGTAAAACATGATCAAGGAACATGATCAGGAAATAGGGGTATTCAACTGAATCCTCTTTTATTTCAGGTTCTGACGTTAAGACTGATGGGTTTAGTCTTGCAACCTGCCGTAACATGATCAATCTTCTGGATGTATCCTTCTCCCAATAAAACATAGAAAACAGTTTTTGTAAACAATCTGCATGATTTCTTGTTTTAAGAACCCATATGAAATtccttgacttgacttgatgtCTTTCTTAGAAAGATGGGTCTGGCAAATTGGGCCTCATAGAATTCAAGATCCTGTGGACGAAAATCCAGAAGTATCTGGTAGGTCTCTTATTGCTAAGATTGTCTTGATAGAAGTTTAAAGTGTTAATGAACATCAtgttgtctgtgtatctgtgcatgagGGTACAGTGGATGAAAAGCAAGGACACGTTGCAGAGATAAAAACAATAAAGTCATTGACAGATAATGAACAGGCAGATTCATCTAGCACTAGTGTAAATCAGATGAAGGGTTGATTCAGACGTGCATTAAGTACCTACAGCATCATGTTACTATTGTCTGCATtaactcacacttacagtagttacatttcttgcagtttttttatttcttatgtaaaatagtatttattgttacactaggtctctattgctcgtagcttgattgttctctaatttgtacgtcgctttggataaaaacgtctgctaaatgactaaaagtaaatgtaaatgtattgtataTCATCTACATTCACCAGTCTAAGTATTGTAGAGTCCCTTAATATGAAACTGAAATTGTCGAACAAGAATGATTTACATGTTTGGTGTCATCATGGATGACCCTTCATCCCAAATGAGAATGATTAAATGTGTGGCGAATTTAATTTTCTGCCTCAAAGGACTACTACAAGAACAGAGATGCAGACGATTCTGGTTGCATGAGTTCAGCTGAAATGAGGGTGGCTGTTGAAgatgcaggtacacacacacacacacacacacacacacacacatacacacacacacacacccctctaaaTCGGTCTTTATTCATCTTTCTGTTaaattttttttctgctgttctCATATAATCCTCCCTGTGTCTTTTCCAGGATTCTCTCTCAATAACCCCTTGCATCAGATCCTTGTGGCTCGCTACAGTGAACCCAATCTCTCCATTGACTTTGACAACTTTGTCTGCTGCTTAGTCCGTCTGGAGTCATTGTTCAGTAAGTCTTTGTGCTGctgatatgtatatatttttttttttactttttgcaGAATGGCTTTTGCTTGACATTTGCAAACTGTTTGTCATTAGttttcatattttaaaatattgttACTGTATCTTAATAGAGACATTTAAGACTCTGGATAAGGATGGGTCTGGAACTGTGGAACTCAATCTCTTCGAGGTAAGGAGAGCATCCTTCCATATGTCATTAATTATTCAGTTCTACCAAAAATCATTTTATATGAGCATTTACGGACCAGCTGTGTGCCTGTACATTTTACCTGTAAGAACTTTTACTACAGTCTTGTGAAAGAtttgagagattttttttttttattgtaattttTTTACCAGAGCTAAAGAGTTTGACTGTGTCTGTTTTGTCCCACAGTGGCTGAGTGTGGCCATGCTGTAATGGCCCTGTTTGAAGAACAGTGAAACGGGATTTAAGGCCAAACCTCATGGCAGGGCAAATGCACTGTTTTGTGGTGTCAAGTTACTCAATGCTGTGCtttatttttgttcttcatCAATATCCCTTGCAATATCCCAGCTTCTCCTATTTAGTTTACTCAGGGTAGCTCCGAAACACGCAATGCAAAAATTTTGATCTAGCTCAACTTGATACAGAGTATTTTATCATGTTGTTGTTACGTgtttttggaagttttcttgtcttaatgatgtgtgtgatcttttattagagagagaaagggtcctgtactgtactgaaaaataaagaacAATTCCACCCTATCTATGTTGTCAGTCTCCAAGACAGTGACTCATTAAGCATATTTAATCCCTTTCTATTTCAAGATATTTGTTGCACCTCTGCCTCAGGTCATTGTGACACGCCTACTACATTACAGGACAACACACAGCCAAGACTACACACATTCCTCTACTGGAGCAGAGTCTGTCCCAACATGCTTGTGTGGGCATTTCAAGGGCTTACACAATTTCAGGAATCTGTATGGGAAGAGACTATGTGCAGTACCTTAAATAAAGCTTGTGATTATATTCCTATGgcccagtggttcccaaacctttcatggcagcccccccccccccctttgacaatgacaaaaaacattGTCCCCCGTGTTAGCCAGATGTCTGTAGTATAAATATTTAGGCTATCTATCCCTTCTAACATATAGGCTAAATGGTAGGCCCAATGCATATTATGTAAGTAGGCTTacaaactcatcaccaaataggttagttCCAGGCTATAATGCTGTAAGAGCACCGTCATACTTTAATTGATcagtagttggttgtttaggaTTCTCACTCCATTTTTCTGCACTGCCCTTAGGAGGCCCACCGcacagtttgagaaccactacTACAGCCTAATGTTTTATGCAATGTGCATAGGTTATAGGCTACACTTTACTGTAAGCTATTGAAAAGATGAAGGCAATATTGTGTCGAGTACTGATACTAGTGTTGACAAAACAGTTATGGATAATTTTGAGATATGGCTTAAGAATCTCTTACTGTCATAACTGAAGATCTTGCCTCCTAAGCCACCAAAGCCCTATTGCCAAATAAGGACATCTTTATCTTGCTGTTCTTGACAGGTAAAACCTGCTACGTTCCCTTATAAGGAAGTTGTCTGAAATCTTTTGATCTTATTGGCTCTTGGTTACCTGGAAACCAACACCAGAAAATGTTCACTAGGCTATTTGGTTTTAAGATAAATCTTAATCTTTTGGAAAGGCATAGACTAAAAATAGCCTACATCAAGATTGTAGCCAAGCCATGTCCAAACAGGACTAATGCTCAGAAAATAAACTAATAGCCTACCCTATGCTACACTGTAGCAATAGCCCAATGAAGCTAAAAGTTTAgagtaaacaaatacattttctccAAATTCTAGGAtttttacatacaatacacctACAATAATGCTAATGGTACggaattattttgtattttcccAGTAGCACCTAAGCTGTTAATAGGAGTTGCCCTGCACAAATCAGGCTATGGGTGTGTACTCCCTGTGTAGACTGTAGGTTACTCCCTGAGGCAAACAGTGCATTTGTCCATCAACTTTACATACAATTCACGCGATGTTCCTCGATTCAAAGAATAATTAAGTTTAATGACAGTTAAATAATTAGCTAAATTAGCCTATAGATAAAGCTGATTAAAAATTACACCATCTATGCATGGTTGTCAACGTTTAACCCTCATTCAAGATTCTTTTTTGAGAATTGTACATTAATACCTTCACATTTCATTACactaatataaaaaaaactacaaattaaatgattatTAACGCATGAATGGTAGGctaatgaaagaatgaatggatCTCTACAGGAGCCAATGGGCTTCATGGATCTCTAGTAGCCGGAAGTTAATCTCTCCCGCTGAAACGTCATAGGAGAGTTAAAGCGGGGAGGGCCTGCGCAAAAAGCTGCGCTCATCTTTCCAGTGGCTCAAGCTGTCCTCTTTGAGAACGTACAGTCAATATGGTAAGTCCATTTTATGCTTAACATTTATGTTATACCCACTTTTCGGCGCAAACTGATATACCGTGGTTTATGTCCATTCATTTTTGATTTGTTGAGAAGGTGTGTACCTCATGTTCCAAAATGTCACCATTAGCCTAGCGATACTTATCCTCGGTTTAGTTCAGATGTAATACTAACATTATTCTGGAAAgcacatttattttaaaactaAGAAATGTGAGCACCGCGACAAACCATACGTCTGCACATGGTATTGTTAATTACGTGAAATTAGGGTACTCCGTCACATCATGATCTGATTTCAGGGCGGTGACTTACAACAGATTTTGCGATATCTGTCGTTAAATTCTTCCTAATATATGTTAGTTAACTGTATACACGTTGAAATTCAGATTGtattgcagacacacagacacagcgtcGCATGCATGGAAAAAAACCGACACATCATTTGCGTGTCGTCAGGTGTGCTTACCAGTGTGGACTTGTTCTGCTAGCGCAGGAATGTGGAAGGCCTCAAGAAAAGTGAAATCTGCAGTATCATTACCAGTAGTACGATAACTAACCAAGTACgataaaacattgttttatccATTCGGTTTATTATAGCATAAACAAGGGAATGCGCGCAAAAGTCATTGTAAGGATTGTGCGTTTCAATTGATTAGGCAACTGCCTCGATAGACATCTCCTCGAAAGTTGAATCATGCAACCTGTCTTGTCTTGACACTCCCAACCTGAGGACAGGCTTCAAAAGAAGACTTAATGCATAAAATGGCGGTGTGTCAATTTCACTCTGACTGCTGAACGGACGCTAATTATAGGCATTAAATATTAAACGCCTAATGAATATACTCCTCTAAAGCCTATTcgtgaatgtgttt
It contains:
- the LOC122129552 gene encoding calpain-2 catalytic subunit-like gives rise to the protein MTAMAGIASKLQHDREKAQGIGTNSQAVKYLGQDYEALRGNCLESGRLFEDDTFEAEVSSLGFKDLGRNSSKVRGVTWERPTELSRNPQFILQDATRTDICQGALGDCWLLAAIASLTLNKKVLSRVVPSDQSFEQGYAGIFHFEFWQFGEWVDVVIDDRLPTRDGELLFVHSANGSEFWSALLEKAYAKLNGCYEALSGGSTTEGFEDFTGGIAEIHDLKQAGPGLFKIIKKALNRGSLLGCSIDITSSSDSEAITSQKLVKGHAYSLTGADHVEYRGEMVKLIRVRNPWGQVEWTGAWSDRSSEWQYVSSEDQSRLKNASEDGEFWMSFSDWMDHYSRVEICNLTPDALDDDEVEKWSLSKFEGNWRRGSTAGGCRNFPNSFWQNPQFVIKLDEEDDDPDDNEAGCTFIVGLIQKNRRKMRKMGEDMQTIGFAIYEVPEEYAGRRQVHLNKSFFLRNASKARSETFINLREVCNRFSLPPGEYLILPSTFEPNKNGDFAIRVFSEKHVDFEELDDPIDCHVEEIHFDEDDIDDRFQNLFGQLAGHDSEISAFELQRILNKVVTKRSDVKTDGFSLATCRNMINLLDKDGSGKLGLIEFKILWTKIQKYLDYYKNRDADDSGCMSSAEMRVAVEDAGFSLNNPLHQILVARYSEPNLSIDFDNFVCCLVRLESLFKTFKTLDKDGSGTVELNLFEWLSVAML